From one Butyricimonas faecihominis genomic stretch:
- a CDS encoding MFS transporter: MTTKKKEKVKFSKAFWVANTVELLERAAYYGVFVVITLYLSNVLGFTDIQAATIAGVFSACLYLLPTFSGALADKIGFRKSMLLAFTLLSLGYLGLGLFPNFLASTGLVEYGYVTKFTGLQESGYRYGIIPIMILIIVGGSFIKSVISGTVAKETDEKSRARGFAIFYGMVNIGAFSGKVLVTPLRDAMGHEGMIVLNYFSAGMTFLALIAIYLFYKSDKHAGEGKTFGQIWTALVKVCTNGRLIVLILIITGFWMVQHQLYATMPKYVTRLAGEASAIGWYANVNPLVVVLTVNLVTSLMRKKSALFSMTCGMFIMPISALCMASGNMLGGGEILGLHPVAFMMIVGIVFQGLAEVFISPRFLEYFSLQAPKGEEGMYLGFSHLHSFLSSIFGFGLSGFLLSKYCPARELFSSEADWMAASANAHYIWYYFAAIALVSAVALIIYGKVVRRLDAKKAAVTR, translated from the coding sequence GTGACAACAAAAAAGAAAGAGAAAGTAAAGTTTAGTAAAGCGTTTTGGGTTGCCAACACGGTAGAATTGTTAGAGCGTGCCGCTTATTACGGGGTGTTCGTCGTGATCACGTTATATTTGAGTAACGTCTTAGGATTCACGGATATTCAGGCGGCTACTATTGCGGGAGTTTTTTCCGCTTGTTTGTATTTATTGCCGACATTTTCGGGTGCGCTTGCCGATAAGATCGGTTTTCGTAAGTCGATGTTATTGGCGTTTACCTTATTGTCGTTAGGTTATTTGGGTTTGGGATTATTCCCGAATTTTCTGGCTTCGACGGGATTGGTAGAGTACGGTTACGTGACAAAGTTTACGGGATTGCAGGAAAGCGGTTATCGCTACGGGATTATTCCGATCATGATTCTGATTATTGTGGGAGGATCATTCATCAAGAGTGTGATTTCCGGTACGGTGGCCAAAGAGACGGACGAGAAAAGTCGGGCAAGAGGGTTTGCTATTTTTTACGGGATGGTGAATATCGGGGCTTTCTCCGGAAAGGTTCTTGTCACCCCGTTACGTGATGCCATGGGGCATGAGGGGATGATCGTGTTAAATTATTTCTCTGCGGGAATGACTTTCCTTGCGTTGATCGCGATTTATTTATTTTACAAGAGTGATAAACATGCCGGGGAGGGAAAGACTTTCGGACAGATATGGACGGCTTTGGTGAAAGTTTGTACTAACGGACGGTTGATTGTTTTGATCTTGATTATTACCGGGTTCTGGATGGTACAACATCAGTTGTATGCCACGATGCCGAAATACGTGACCCGTTTGGCGGGAGAGGCAAGTGCCATCGGGTGGTATGCTAACGTGAATCCTTTGGTGGTCGTGTTGACGGTGAATCTGGTGACTTCGCTGATGCGTAAAAAGTCAGCTTTGTTCTCCATGACTTGTGGTATGTTCATCATGCCGATCTCGGCTTTGTGTATGGCTTCCGGGAATATGTTGGGTGGTGGTGAGATTCTTGGATTGCATCCGGTGGCCTTCATGATGATCGTGGGAATCGTGTTCCAAGGATTGGCAGAAGTGTTTATTTCTCCTCGTTTCTTGGAATATTTCTCTTTACAAGCACCGAAGGGAGAAGAAGGAATGTATTTGGGTTTTAGTCATCTACACTCCTTTTTGTCATCCATTTTCGGGTTCGGGTTGTCCGGGTTCTTGCTGAGTAAATATTGCCCTGCCCGTGAATTATTTAGTAGCGAGGCCGATTGGATGGCTGCCTCTGCAAATGCGCATTACATCTGGTATTACTTTGCGGCAATTGCTTTGGTATCAGCCGTGGCCCTGATTATTTACGGGAAAGTGGTACGTCGGTTGGATGCGAAGAAAGCGGCAGTAACACGATAA